Part of the Solwaraspora sp. WMMA2065 genome is shown below.
TACCCCGACGCGGACTCGCTCTACGCCGAGATCACCCGGCGCTACCGGGAGATCTTTCGCGACCGCAAGCGAATCCGCCGGAAGTACGACGACCGGCTCGAGAAGATCACCAGCACCCTGGAGCTCGTACCGGCCGGCTCCTGGACGGCGTACGACGATCTGGCCGAGCTGGTCGACGGCACGCCGGACGACATCGCCCACCTACTGGCCGACACCTACGTCGACAACGCGCACCGCGTACTCAACGCTTCCGGGCGGGTTCCCGATGCCAGGCACCAGCATGCCCGGCTACGCGGTAGCGACCTGGCGGCCCGGCTCAGCGAGGAAGGTGTCGAGTTCGTCGACGGTCGGGCGAACGCCGAACAGCGGATCACCGCTGACTTCCTCGCCGAGCGACTCGCCGAGACCGCCACCCTCGCGGCTGAACCCGTCGCGCGGCGGGCCTGGCTGGTCCGGGGCAGCAACGTCGACGGCGCCGACCTGGTGCCGCAGTGGCTAGCCGAAGGTTGGGTGTCGCTGGCAGCCTCCCAACTGCCGCAACTCGGCCCCGGCATCGACGAGCAGCAGCTGACCCAGGCCGTCGCCGACGCCTACCGGCACAAAAGCTATTCGGTACGGGAGAAGCTGACCGGCGAGTTCAACGCCTTCCTGCGGCTGATGCGCGACGGGGACTTCGTGGCGACCGCGCACCACGGCGACGTACACCTCGGGTTGGTCACTGGCCCGCCCAGCTTCACCGGCGCCGGGGAGCTGCCGTCCCACCTGCGCCGGCCGGTGCGCTGGCTGGAGCTCGACCCGCCGGTGGACCTGTCGGCGCTGCCCGCCGCCCTGTCCAACCTGTTGCAGAGCCAGGACGACGTGGTCGACCTGACCGACGGGCTGGCCGCGCTGGAACACCTCGCTGCGCCGCTGCTGCGCGAACCGGTGCCGACCGCGGCACCGGCCACCCCCGCGACGCCGCCGCCAGGTCCGGTGGCGACCCCGACCCCGCCGCCGGCGGCCGAAGCGCGACTCGGTGACGTCCCCGCCGACCTGGCCGACACGCTGCTGCTCGACCTCGACTGGCTGCGGGAGCTGCGGGAGCTGCTGGCCAGGCGGCGGCAGATCATCCTGTACGGCCCACCCGGGACCGGCAAGACGTACGTCGCCCGCGCCCTCGCCGCCCGGCTCACCGAACCCCACGCGGTACGGCTGATCCAGTTCCACCCGTCGTACACCTACGAGGACTTCTTCGAAGGATTCCGGCCCGAGGCCGGCGACGACGGCACCCTGCGATTCAAACTCACCTCCGGACCGCTGCGCCGGCTCGCCGACGCCGCCAGGGAACACCCGTCCACGGTGTACGTGCTGATCATCGACGAAATCAACCGGGGGAACCTGGCGAAGGTCTTCGGGGAGCTGTACTTCCTGCTCGAATACCGTGACCAGCCGATCGCGCTGCAGTACTCGGCGAAGGACTTCACCCTGCCGGCCAACCTCTACCTGATCGGCACCATGAACACCGCCGACCGGTCGATCGCCCAGATCGACGCCGCGATGCGCCGCCGCTTCGCGTTCGTCGAGATGCACCCCGACCGGCCGCCGGTGGCCGGCCTGCTGCATCGCTGGCTCACCGCCCGCGACCTGCCCACCGAGGCCGCCGACCTGCTCGACGCGCTCAACGCCCGGCTCGCCGACGCCGACTACGCCGTCGGGCCGACGTACCTGCTGGACGAGGCCGACCACCGCGACCCGGACGGCCTCGACCGGGTCTGGCGCCATGACATCCTGCCGCTGCTCGCCGACCACCACTACGCCGACGACCTGGACGTACCCGGCCGGTACGGGCTCGACGCGCTGCGGACCGCCCTGGCTGATCGGCAGCCCTCACCGTGATCCGGGTGATCCAGCTGCGGGAGGCCGGTCCGGCGCTGGACGTGGCGCTGACCGGCGAGCAGGCCCGCCAGTTGGCGGCGGCCCGCGCGGGCCGGCAACCGGTCGTCGAGGTACGTCCGGGCCCGACGGCCGGGCGTTGGCTGCTGCGCGCCACCCGGCTCGTCGGCGCCGCCCGCATCGGCGACCTCGACGTGTACGTAGCCCCGAAGGTGCCGGTGGCGCGGCTGCTGTTCCTGTTCGGCTACGCGCGGAACCCGCACCGGTGGCAGCCGACGAGCCTGCCGTTGGGGGCCAGCGACGAGCTGGCTCCGGCGCTCGCCGAGGCGCTGTGTCGGCAGGTCGACCGGGCGATCCGGGGCGGGCTGCGGCACGGCTACCAGGAGGTCGACGCCGCAGCGACGGTTCTGCGCGGGCGGATGATGCCGGCCCGGCAGTTGACCCGTCGGCTCGGCCAGCCGCTGCCGCTGGAAGTCCGCTACGACGAGTTCACCGCCGACACGCCGGAGAACCGCATCCTGGTCAGCGCGGTCGAACGGATGCTGCGCGTTCCCGGGCTGGTGCCGTCGGTGCGTCGCCGGCTCAGCCAGCTGGCTGAGCGGTTCCCCGGTGTCGCTCGGCTGCGTCCCGGTGCCCCGGTGCCGATCTGGCGTCCGGGCCGCAGCAACGCCCAGCTGCACACCGCCCTGTGGCTGGCCGAGCTGGTCCTCGCCGGATCGTCGCTCGACGCCCGCGTCGGTGACCGGGCCGCGAACGGCCTGCTGCTCGACATGGCGCGGGTCTTCGAGTCGTTCGTCGCCGCCGCGCTGCGGGCCGTGCTGCCCGCCGGCCAGCTGCGCACCCAGACGGCCGGTCACCTCGACGAGGCCGGCCTGATCGACATCCGCCCCGACCTGACCTGGTGGGACGAGGGCCGGGTGGCTGCGGTGGCCGACACCAAGTACAAGACCCGGACGCCCGTCGACGATTTGTATCAGATGCTGGCCTACTGCGTCGCGTACGGTCTGGACACCGGTCATCTCATCTACGCCGGGGAGGGCGGTCCGACCGCGCACGTGGTCCGCCGGACCGGGATCCGGATCGTCTGCCACCGGATCGACCTGGACGGGTCCACTGGCGACCTGCTGGAGCAGGTACGGCGGGTCGGTGCCGGGATGACGCTGGGCCGACGCCCGGTACGTGGGTCGATAGAGTCAGCGGCGTGAACGCGGCGTACCTGGTGGTCCTCGGTGAGCGGGCGGCGATCCGCTGGGTGCTGGAGCAGCAGCGGATGGCGTTCCCGGCGACCCCGCGGGCTGAGGTGGCCGCGTTGGCCGCCGGCGACCGGCTGCTGCTGTACGCGACCGGGGCGCCTGGCACAACCCGACCCGTGACCGGGGCCGGGTGATCGGTACGGCGACCGCGACCAGCGCGGTCCGCGCCTTCGACTTGCTGGCCGGCGCACTCCGGCCGATGCTGGCCGCCCGGCCGGCAGCCACCCTTGTCGATCTTGTCGCGACAACAGGGCCGATGCCGGGTTTGCGGCTGACATCGCCTACTTAACGGCAAAGATGACAACGAGTCGTTGTTACGCCCAGGTAGGGCGGTAATAATTCGGCCTGTGGGCATAGCTTCATTTGCGGGACGATTATCCTCAAGTTCGGATTGAACGAGCCGCTGGTTCCTCCCGGGCTAACTTGAAGTATTGACATGCTTGCGCTCCGGTTGGGGCGCTGTTAGCCTTCTGTCCGTGGCCCGGTCAGGGGCCGGTAGGTCGATCTATTTCACCTGAGTTACGCCCGCCAAGACAGTCTCAATCAACCACCCCTTGGGACGTTCTATGTCGACGATGTGGCCGAAGTGATGACCGCTGCCTCAACCGCTGATTCAACGCCGACTGATGGAAACCGTAAGAGGGATTTCCGGCTGTACTGGATAGCCGGGGCCGTCGACCAACTCGGGTCGCAGACCTCCGGCATCGTCTTTCCGCTGGTCACCCTCGCGATAACCGGTTCACCGGCGGCCGCCGGTCTGGTGGGCGCGCTGGCCTTGGCCGGTCGACTTGTCGCCGCGCCGGCGGCCGGCGTACTGGCCGACCGGTTGCCCCGCAAGCGGATGATGGTGGCGTCACTGCTGCTGGCCGCCGCCACGATGGCGGTGCTTTTCGTTTCGGTCGCCAGCGGTACGGCGACCCTGGTGGTGCTCGCTGCCGCCGCCTTCGTCGAAGGGCTCGCCCAGAGCGGCTACGAGGCGGCCGGCGCGGGCTCGATCCGCCGGGTGCTGCCGGCCGACGACAAGAAGGCGCTGTCCCGGCTGGAAGCGCGCAATCACGCCGTACAGATCGTCGGTCCGGTTTTCGGTGGCGCGCTCTACCAGATAGGCCGGTGGGTGCCATTCCTGGTGGACGCTGTGTCATATGTGGTGTCCGCATTTCTGGTCGGTGCGATCCGCACCGATCTCACCCCGGACCGTGCCGAACGCACGTCATTCCTCGCCGATCTGCGGGACGGCCTGCGTTTCGTGTGGCGGCAACCGTTCCTGCGTTTCGTGACCATCTGGGCTGCCGGGATCAATTTCACCTTCGGCGCACTCATCTACTACGCGATTCTGACCGCCGGGCAGCAGGGCGCGGCCGCGTCGTCGATCGGCCTGGTGCTGACCGTGGCCAGCGTAGGCGGGTTGACCGGCGCGTTGTTGGCGCCCGCCGTGTTCAGCCGGGTCCGGCCGATGACCGTCATCGTCGTCGCCTCCTGGGCGATGGTCGCCCTGGTCGCGGCCATGTCGCAGGCCCGGCAGACCTGGACGTACGGCCTGCTCTTCGGCCTGGTCTTCCTGCTCAGCCCGTTGCTCGGGGTCATCTTCCAGTCGCGGGTCATCGCATTGACGCCGGACGAGCTGCAGGGCCGGGTCGGCACCGTGATGGGCACCGCCGGCGAGGTGCTGCAGACCCCGGCGCCGCTGCTCGCCGGCCTGCTCGTCGCCTGGTACAGCCCGACCGCCGTCGCGCTGATCTTCGCCGCCGCACTGGCCGGGCTGGCCGTCTACACGACGGTCAACCTGCGCCAACTGCGCGCCGGGGCGGAGGACCCACCCGACGACGCGACGTCGACCGAACCCGACGCGACGTCGACCGGACCCGTGGCAGAGGAGGCACGCCGATGAGCCGTGAATACCGACTGTTCTACCCGGCACTTCCAGCGGTCGCCGAGCACGCGCCGCACCGGGTGGTCTACGTCGGCGACGCCGACGGTCGGTGCCAGATCCTGGCTTGGGACCGCCGGACCGACACGGTCACCCAGCTGACCGACCGGGCGACCGGAACGATCCGGGCCGCGTTGGACCCGGACGGCGAGACGGTGTGGTGGTTCGACGACGACCTCGCCGGGGTGGGTGTCTGGCGTACCCGCGACTTCCCGAACAGCGCCCCTGACCAGGTCACCTCGGCGGTCTCGGCTCCGGCGCTGCCCGGGGTGACGCCGGCGCGGCACGCCGGGATCGCGATGGCCGACGACGGAACCGCCCTGGTCGGGCTCGCCGACGACGACGGCCTGACCCTGCACCGGCGCGACCCGCACGGACGGATCACCGAGGTCACCCGGACCGCCGGGTACGCGTACCTGGTCGACCTGGACCCGACCGGTGAGCTGGCGGCGGTCGGCACCGACCCGGCCGCCGCGGACGCCGTGACCGTGGTCGGCCGCGACGGGGCCACGGTCGGGGTGGTGTCCGGCCAGCCGGATCGGCGGGTCTGGGCGCTCGGCTTCGCCCCCGGCGGCGGTCAACCCCGGCTGCTGCTCGTGCTGGAGCAGGACGACCGGTACTTCCCGGCGACCTGGACCCGGACCGACGGGCTACAGCCGCACAGCTGGTGCTGGTTCGACACCGAGATCACCGCGAGCTGGTACCCGGACGGCCGGCGGATCCTGATTCGTCAGGATCGGCACGCCCATACGATCCTGCACGAGGCCGACCTGACGGTGCGGGCCAGTGCGGTGCTGCCGACTCCGCCGGGCAGTGTGCTGGACGCGGCGGTCTGGCCGGACGGCGACGTCGTCTACATCTGGACCGACTCGCTGACCCCGCCGCAGCTACGGTCGGGCCGTGACGTCCGGCTGCCGGACAGTGGCGCCGGTCCGGACCCGGCGGCGTCCGCCACGGTCGACGACTACCAGCGGCAGGAGCTGTGGGTGCCGGGGCCGGGCGGGCCGATCCACGTGCTGCTGACCACACCGAACGACGACCGGCGTACCCGTCCCGCCGTTTTCCTGGTCCACGGCGGACCGTCGCAGCACGCGCGGGACGCGTACGACCCGCTGGTGGAGATCCTGGCCAGCACCGGCTGCGCGGTGGTGCGTGCCAACTACCGGGGGTCCAGCGGCTACGGCTCCGCCTGGCGTAACGACTTCAGCTCCGGCGTCGGGCTGACCCAGGTCGCCGATCTGGCGGCGGTCCGCGGGCATCTGGTGACCGAGGGGTTGATCGAGGCGGGACGGGTCGCCCTGTGGGGCACCTCGTGGGGTGGCTATCTGACCCTGCTCGCCCTCGGTGTGCAGCCACGGCTGTGGCGTCTCGGGGTGGCGATCAGCCCGATCGCCGACTACGCCGCCGCGTTCCATGCGGCGTCCCCGGCGGTCCAAGCGCTCGACGTGATGCTGTTCGGCGGCACCCCGGAGCAGGTTCCCGAGGCGTACGCCCGGTCGTCGCCGGCCAGCTACGTCGACCAGGTCACCGCGCCGGTGCTGCTCGCCGTCTCCAGCGACGACGTGCGTTGCCCGCCGGCTCCGGTGGAGCGGTACGCCGGCCTGCTGGCCGCCCGCCGCGTTCCGCATCAGCTGGTCCGCCGCCGGGCCGGGCACGACGACTTCGACGCCCGCAGCCATCTGTCGCTGATGCAGACCGTGCTGCTGTTCATGCAGCGGCACTTCGACGGCGTGCAGGAGGAGGGTACGGCGGTCGCGCTCGCCATGGCGCGGCCAGTGGCCTGACCCTGTTCCCCGCACGTTGGCAGGTTCGGTCCGATCGGGAGAGGAGGTGAACGGCATGCGGAAGAACGTTGTCGAGAACGACCCGATCAACGGCAACCGCGACCAGCTTCGCAGCGCGAACGTCACGGTCACGGTCTCGGTCAAGATCAAGTTCTGATCCGGGTCGTACGGGGTGGAGGCGGGCGGGTCGCGCCCTGGCCGGCATCGCCTGACCGCCTCCATCCCATCGCCGTGGCCGTCGCCACCCCACCGGGTCCTGACCGCCTCCGTACCTCCGGCACACCTGTCCACCTCCGACACCCGCGCTGACCGGGTTCGTCGGTAGCGGCTCGCATAGAAGGGAAGGGCACATGCGGATCCTGCTGGTCAACATGCCGTGGTCATCGATCGATGTCCCGTCGCTGGCACTGGGCATCCTCACCAACAGCGTCCGCCAGAAGATGCCGGACGCCGAGGTCGAGGTGATGCACGCCAACCTCGACTTCGTCGACTGGGTGGTCGACCGACGTGAGTTCGGCCTCGGCGACTACTACTACTATTCGCTGTTCACCTACTTCTCCGGCTGCGGTGACTGGGTCTTCTCCTCCGCCCTCTACGACGACCCTGAATGGCGGGTCAGCGAGTTCACCCGCGTCGTCCAGGGCCAGATGTCCGAACGCGACCTGAGCCGCAACATGGACCTGCACCGGGCCGCGCCGGAGTTCATCGACGAGATCGCCGCCCGGATCGTCGACCGGGCACCAGACCTCGTCGGATTCACCTCGACGTTCCAGCAGAACACCGCAGCGCTGGCGACTGCCCGGGCGGTGAAGAAACTCGACCCCCGGATCCGTACCGCGCTCGGTGGGGCGAACTGCGACGGCGAGCAGGGCGCGGCGCTGCACCGCAACTTCTCCTTCATCGACTTCGTGGTACGCGGCGAAGGCGAAGCCGCGTTCCCCCAGCTGCTCACCGCGCTGGCGGCCGCACCGGCGGACAGCCCTGCCGACTTCTCCAGCATCGAGGGCCTGTGCTGGGCCACCCCGGACGGCCGACACGTGGCCAACCCGATGAGCACCGCACCGCTGCCGCCGGCTGAGATCGTCAGCCCGGACTACACCGGCTACTTCGAGCGGCTGGCCCGCTCCAAGGCGAACAACTGGGTCGAGCCCCGGCTGGTGGTGGAAGGCGCCCGCGGCTGCTGGTGGGGCGAGAAGCACCACTGCACCTTCTGCGGGCTCAACGGCTCGTTCATGCAGTTCCGCAGCAAGCATCCCGGCCGGTTCTACGACGAGATCATCGGGCTGGTCGAGCGCCACCAGGTGCTGGACATGTTCGTCGTCGACAACATCCTCGACATGAGCTACGTCAACTCGCTGCTGCCCCGGCTGGCCGAATCCGACTACGACCTGCGGCTGCAGTACGAGATCAAGTCGAACATGCGCGGCCCGCAGGTGCAGGCCCTGGCCGACGCCGGCCTGGTCAGCGTCCAGCCAGGCATCGAGAACCTGAACAGCAGGGTGCTGAAGATCATGGACAAGGGGGTGACCGGCTGCCTCAACGTGCGGATGCTGCGCGACGCGGAGACCAGCGGCATCACCATCGCCTGGAACTACCTGTACGGCTTCCCCGGCGAGACCGACGCCGACTACCAGTCGATCATCGACCAGATGCCGGCCCTGCACCACCTCTGCCCACCTGACGGCAGCACCCGGATCGCCATCGAACGGTTCAGCCCGTACTTCGTCAAGCCGGAACTCGGCTTCACCGACCTGCGGCCGGCCGCCCAGTACCGGCTCATCTACGACCTGCCCGAGTCGGAGCTGATGGACCTGGCGTACATTTTCGACACCCCGACCCAGGGCATCGACGAGGATCTCGCCGAGACGCTCGACCGGGCCGTCACCGGCTGGCAGCACGAGTATGCCCGCAGCCGGTTGACCCACCACGACCTCGGCACCGAGATCGTGCTGGTCAGCGAACGGCGGCAGTTCGACTGGCACGTGCTGCGGTTGACGGATCCGACCGAGGTCGCCGCCTTCCGGCAGCTGGACCAGCCGCACAGCGTCGCCTCACTGGCCCGGCGGATCTCCGCGTCGGAGGAGGAGGTGGCCACGCTGCTCGCCCGCTGGAGCGACCTCGGCCTGCTGTTCAGCGACGCCGACCAGTTCATTCAGATCGCACCGCAGGCGATGAACCAGGACCTGCTCCGCATCGACCACCTGCACCAGGAGCGGGCCGCCGCGCAGGCGGAAGCCGCGTCAACGGATCCGGCCACGTCCGCCGGGCACCCCACGCCCGAGCCCGCGCTCACCGCCGTCTGACAGGAGCACCGCGTTGATCAGCACCGACATCGAGGCACCGCCGACCGGGCCGGTCGTGGTCCGACTGCACCGGGACCACGATCCGGCGGTCGCCGACATTCCCGGCATCGACCTGGGCACGGCCGAGTTCACCGGGTCCGCCGCCGACACCGTCGGGGACTGGCTGGACCGGGGGGTACGCAAGGTGGCGCTGCCCGGCACCGTCGACCTCACCGCTGCCGACTCGGTGACGGCGGCCGACGCGGTCCGCCGGCTCGTCCTGGTCCGCGAGTTGACCAGCTACGCCATCGAGGTGGACTGGTCGATCCGGCTGCCGGGCGGCGACGGCGACCTGTGGCGGGTGTACGGGCATCTGCGTCCGCCGGCGACGGTCGAGATCGTCGGCGCAGCGGGTGCCACTGGCGCAGCCGGCTCCGTTGACGCCGCCGGCTCCGCCGGCGCCGAGCCTGATGCCGAATCCGACCCGGGTACGGTGGCCGCTGCCGCCTGGCGGGACGCCTTCTACTTCGACAAGTGCACCTACCGGCGGGGCCCCGGCTTCGTCCAGGTCCGGGACCGGCGGGCCGGTCGGCTCAACCTGCTGACCATCGACGACCCGGCGTACCTGGCGGTGCTGGAGCAGCTGCTCGACGGTGCCGGGATGACCACTGTCGACCTGGACATCGCCCGCGAGTTCGGCGAGGAGGGTCTGGTCACGAAGGTGGGCGACCAACTGGTCTGGTTGCCGCACCGGCTGCGCCGCTGGCCGCTGCCGTCGATGGTGGTGTGACCTCGTCGCCCATCGCCTCCGCCGGGACGCCGGTCCAGCGGGAGTACGCGCTGTCCACGAAGTACGCCTCGCCCGGATCCCAGGTGTGCCCGGTGGGCCGCCGATGGTAGAGGTAGCCGAGCGGATGGGTTCGGTAGATGGTGGCGCCCTCCGCCCGGAGCCGCTCGATCAGCCCGAGGTCGACCGAGCGGGGCACCGGGCGCCAGCCGCCGACGGCCTCCAGATCGCTCTTGGCGAGCAGCATCGTGCCACCGGCGACCACTCCGCCGTACGCCTCCGGGATGCCGGACCGTCGGCGCAGGGTGACGCCCTGATCGTCCAGGTGGACGAACTCGGCTCCCTTGCCGACCAGGGTGGCCCCGGAGTAGTGCCGGGCCAGCACCAGGTCCCAGACGTGTTCGACGCCGTAGCTGTCGTCGTCGTCGAACTTGGTGATCAGTGTGCCGCGGGCGCGCCGGGTGGCCGCTGCGAGCCCGGCGCCGAAGTCGACCGACTCCGGCAGGTGCAGCACCTCGAACGGGCGGCCCGCGTCGGACAACGCCCGGCGGGCCGACTCCGGCAACTCGATGCCGTGCAGTCCCAGGATGATCTCAATCTCCGGATAGGTCTGCGCGATGATCGCGGCCAGCGCGGTGGTGACCAGCTCCGGCCGCCGGGTGATCAGGACCGCGCTGACCGATGGCGGCCGACCGAGTGCCGGCAGCCCGCCGTCGGCGAGGCCGGGCAGCCGCAGTCCTGCGGCGTGGCCGCGCATCGCGGCCCGGCGCTGCCGTACGCTGCGCGCCTCGACGGTCAACGACCCGTCCGGCCCGGCTGACCCGTCCGGCCCGGCTGATCCGTCCGGCTGTCCGGTGACGAGCACGCGTAACTGCGGGTCGAGCAGGTCGGCCACGGCGGGCGGCAGGACCGGGGCGTGCACGAGCACCCCGGTCGCGGCGAGCTGCACCAGCAGCCCGGCGGTCTGCTCGGGATGTTCACCGGGCACCAGCCGACAGTGCACCGCGCGGACCCGCCGCAGCGCGGCCAGCGCCGCCGCGTCCAGCCCGGGGCCGGTCAGTGACCCGTACCGGGACGATCCACTGACCGGTCCGCGGAACCTGCTGGCCCCGGACCGGTCGGCGCGGGCGAACTCGAGGGAGATCTCTGCCGCCTCCGGCCGGTACGCGGCAGCCAGCCGGCCACGCGGGTTGATCCGTTCGGCGTCGATCAGCACGAGCCGCTCGCCAGCGGGTGTCGTGACCGCGTGCCCGGTGCCGGCCAACCGGACACCGTACGCCGCACCGCGCTCGCCCTGCGGGCCGGTGGTGTCGTGGCCGGGATCTGGCGGGCCGGTGGTGTCGTGGTCAGAATCTCGCGGGCCGGCGGCGTCCCGGTTGTCCAGCACCAGGTCGTGGGCGCGAATCTCGTCGCGCTCCGGCAGCGGTCCGGCGGTCAGCACGGTCGCCCCCGCCGGCAGGTACGCCGGCGGGGCACCGAGGGCGGTGACGTCGGCGGTGCCCGGGGACGGCATCGTCCGGGACCCGTCCAACGCGCGCAGCGCCGCCCGTACCGCCGACCGCAGCGGCACCGGGGCGGCGAGCGCCATCCGGACGGTGGCCGCGCCCCGGCGCAGCCTGGGCAGCCCGACCCGGTGCCGACGCAGCTGCGGCAACGTGCCGACATTGCCGGACCAGCCGAGCCCGGGGTACCGCCACCAGACGACGACCACGGTGGCGGCGCGTACCGGCTGACCGGCAGCTGGGTGGTGGGGCAGGTCGCGTAGCCGGTCCACGGTGCCGGCGATCACCAACGCGCGCCGGATGCCGGGTAGCCGCAGCACCCGCAACCCCACGGCGCGGCCGAGCCGTTCGGCGGGGTGGGGTGCCGGTAGTCCGGTGAGGCGCCAGGTGATCCGGCTGCCGGCCGGCGCGGAGGCGTCGGAGCCGGCGTCTCGCCTCACCTGATCGCCCCCTCCTCGGCTTCGTCGTCGACCGCACCGCCCCGGGCGGGTACGGTGCCCGGCAGCGCCGCCGCTGCTGGCGGTGTCCGACCGGCGGTTGCCGGCCGCTCACCGGCTCCAGCAGCTCCGCTGGCCCCGCTGACCCCGGTGGCTCCGCTGGCCCGGCCGGGCAACCGTTTGCGCAGTGACCAGACGGCCATCAACGTCTGATAGAGAGAATAGGCGTTCGCCGCGACGAGGCGGTGCTTGACCGTCTCGCTGCCGTTGCCCGGCACCTGGTACCCGCCGACCGGCCGATGCCGGTGGTAGAGCTCGTAGGTGCGCCGGAAGTAGCGCCGCCGGTGGGACCTGGGCACCCGGTGCGGGTGCCCGAGCACCTGAAGGCAGTGCCAGATCATCCGACCGAAGATCAACGGGCGCAGGGCGGCGGCCCGGCCCGGGTGGGCGTCAAGGTAGGTGAAGACCCGCTGCCACTGGTCGAAGACCTC
Proteins encoded:
- a CDS encoding AAA family ATPase, which codes for MADGVRNGLLVRTCLEVLRDSGQRLHGQKVLHQVADRIELNEAELRPHPNGAQAWVVAARFHAGDAATIGWLIKRDALWWITDDGRAALETYPDADSLYAEITRRYREIFRDRKRIRRKYDDRLEKITSTLELVPAGSWTAYDDLAELVDGTPDDIAHLLADTYVDNAHRVLNASGRVPDARHQHARLRGSDLAARLSEEGVEFVDGRANAEQRITADFLAERLAETATLAAEPVARRAWLVRGSNVDGADLVPQWLAEGWVSLAASQLPQLGPGIDEQQLTQAVADAYRHKSYSVREKLTGEFNAFLRLMRDGDFVATAHHGDVHLGLVTGPPSFTGAGELPSHLRRPVRWLELDPPVDLSALPAALSNLLQSQDDVVDLTDGLAALEHLAAPLLREPVPTAAPATPATPPPGPVATPTPPPAAEARLGDVPADLADTLLLDLDWLRELRELLARRRQIILYGPPGTGKTYVARALAARLTEPHAVRLIQFHPSYTYEDFFEGFRPEAGDDGTLRFKLTSGPLRRLADAAREHPSTVYVLIIDEINRGNLAKVFGELYFLLEYRDQPIALQYSAKDFTLPANLYLIGTMNTADRSIAQIDAAMRRRFAFVEMHPDRPPVAGLLHRWLTARDLPTEAADLLDALNARLADADYAVGPTYLLDEADHRDPDGLDRVWRHDILPLLADHHYADDLDVPGRYGLDALRTALADRQPSP
- a CDS encoding restriction endonuclease, which translates into the protein MIQLREAGPALDVALTGEQARQLAAARAGRQPVVEVRPGPTAGRWLLRATRLVGAARIGDLDVYVAPKVPVARLLFLFGYARNPHRWQPTSLPLGASDELAPALAEALCRQVDRAIRGGLRHGYQEVDAAATVLRGRMMPARQLTRRLGQPLPLEVRYDEFTADTPENRILVSAVERMLRVPGLVPSVRRRLSQLAERFPGVARLRPGAPVPIWRPGRSNAQLHTALWLAELVLAGSSLDARVGDRAANGLLLDMARVFESFVAAALRAVLPAGQLRTQTAGHLDEAGLIDIRPDLTWWDEGRVAAVADTKYKTRTPVDDLYQMLAYCVAYGLDTGHLIYAGEGGPTAHVVRRTGIRIVCHRIDLDGSTGDLLEQVRRVGAGMTLGRRPVRGSIESAA
- a CDS encoding MFS transporter; amino-acid sequence: MTAASTADSTPTDGNRKRDFRLYWIAGAVDQLGSQTSGIVFPLVTLAITGSPAAAGLVGALALAGRLVAAPAAGVLADRLPRKRMMVASLLLAAATMAVLFVSVASGTATLVVLAAAAFVEGLAQSGYEAAGAGSIRRVLPADDKKALSRLEARNHAVQIVGPVFGGALYQIGRWVPFLVDAVSYVVSAFLVGAIRTDLTPDRAERTSFLADLRDGLRFVWRQPFLRFVTIWAAGINFTFGALIYYAILTAGQQGAAASSIGLVLTVASVGGLTGALLAPAVFSRVRPMTVIVVASWAMVALVAAMSQARQTWTYGLLFGLVFLLSPLLGVIFQSRVIALTPDELQGRVGTVMGTAGEVLQTPAPLLAGLLVAWYSPTAVALIFAAALAGLAVYTTVNLRQLRAGAEDPPDDATSTEPDATSTGPVAEEARR
- a CDS encoding prolyl oligopeptidase family serine peptidase, whose product is MSREYRLFYPALPAVAEHAPHRVVYVGDADGRCQILAWDRRTDTVTQLTDRATGTIRAALDPDGETVWWFDDDLAGVGVWRTRDFPNSAPDQVTSAVSAPALPGVTPARHAGIAMADDGTALVGLADDDGLTLHRRDPHGRITEVTRTAGYAYLVDLDPTGELAAVGTDPAAADAVTVVGRDGATVGVVSGQPDRRVWALGFAPGGGQPRLLLVLEQDDRYFPATWTRTDGLQPHSWCWFDTEITASWYPDGRRILIRQDRHAHTILHEADLTVRASAVLPTPPGSVLDAAVWPDGDVVYIWTDSLTPPQLRSGRDVRLPDSGAGPDPAASATVDDYQRQELWVPGPGGPIHVLLTTPNDDRRTRPAVFLVHGGPSQHARDAYDPLVEILASTGCAVVRANYRGSSGYGSAWRNDFSSGVGLTQVADLAAVRGHLVTEGLIEAGRVALWGTSWGGYLTLLALGVQPRLWRLGVAISPIADYAAAFHAASPAVQALDVMLFGGTPEQVPEAYARSSPASYVDQVTAPVLLAVSSDDVRCPPAPVERYAGLLAARRVPHQLVRRRAGHDDFDARSHLSLMQTVLLFMQRHFDGVQEEGTAVALAMARPVA
- a CDS encoding RiPP maturation radical SAM C-methyltransferase, yielding MRILLVNMPWSSIDVPSLALGILTNSVRQKMPDAEVEVMHANLDFVDWVVDRREFGLGDYYYYSLFTYFSGCGDWVFSSALYDDPEWRVSEFTRVVQGQMSERDLSRNMDLHRAAPEFIDEIAARIVDRAPDLVGFTSTFQQNTAALATARAVKKLDPRIRTALGGANCDGEQGAALHRNFSFIDFVVRGEGEAAFPQLLTALAAAPADSPADFSSIEGLCWATPDGRHVANPMSTAPLPPAEIVSPDYTGYFERLARSKANNWVEPRLVVEGARGCWWGEKHHCTFCGLNGSFMQFRSKHPGRFYDEIIGLVERHQVLDMFVVDNILDMSYVNSLLPRLAESDYDLRLQYEIKSNMRGPQVQALADAGLVSVQPGIENLNSRVLKIMDKGVTGCLNVRMLRDAETSGITIAWNYLYGFPGETDADYQSIIDQMPALHHLCPPDGSTRIAIERFSPYFVKPELGFTDLRPAAQYRLIYDLPESELMDLAYIFDTPTQGIDEDLAETLDRAVTGWQHEYARSRLTHHDLGTEIVLVSERRQFDWHVLRLTDPTEVAAFRQLDQPHSVASLARRISASEEEVATLLARWSDLGLLFSDADQFIQIAPQAMNQDLLRIDHLHQERAAAQAEAASTDPATSAGHPTPEPALTAV
- a CDS encoding DUF5825 family protein; protein product: MISTDIEAPPTGPVVVRLHRDHDPAVADIPGIDLGTAEFTGSAADTVGDWLDRGVRKVALPGTVDLTAADSVTAADAVRRLVLVRELTSYAIEVDWSIRLPGGDGDLWRVYGHLRPPATVEIVGAAGATGAAGSVDAAGSAGAEPDAESDPGTVAAAAWRDAFYFDKCTYRRGPGFVQVRDRRAGRLNLLTIDDPAYLAVLEQLLDGAGMTTVDLDIAREFGEEGLVTKVGDQLVWLPHRLRRWPLPSMVV